In Silene latifolia isolate original U9 population chromosome 6, ASM4854445v1, whole genome shotgun sequence, the genomic window TAACCATTATCATAAACTTGTAACAACGGTTTTAAAGTACGTCAAAAGATACGACATGATTTCTCAGAATAACAGTTATCATTgataaacaaatgaccgagacgggAGGAGTACGCCCATAATTCTATTAGATACACTCTTCATGAAATCATCCTTTTATTTTTGACTCCAAGAAAGTGTATCCTTGCACTTGCTTGTACATACCTTTAACACCATGTTATGGCTGTGTTGTACATAGAGTGGACTTAATCGAATTATTCCCTCGTACTTCCACGTTGTTTATATGCAATCACTAACATTTCCAAACTTGGTTATCAAACTTTTAGTTACGAGAATGCATTTCCAATAACTCGATCACAGCAGCgcattgatgaaagtggaatttaGCGACCACACACAGTTTATCAAAGTGGAGTACCTGTTCATAGTGCTATATCACAATGCCTAGAAAGTTTATATCTATTCAACTTTTTAATTATGTATGTATGCCTAATGTTCTACTACAATCCCAATCAATAGGCCCCAATTAGTGGGGAATCCACTCTTTATGTATCTTCTTCAAAATAAAACTCTAGATATTATTGGAAACTTTAATATAATAGACTTAAAATTCATTTCGAATTAGTAATCGATTCATTAAATTGTAACAAAAAATTTCGGTTTTTCTAACGTATGCATTTAGGGCACACATTAATTAATAAGCCGAATTCTATGGTAATGGTAAAGTTTCATGTTTCTATGTTGCCCCTTCCCCTCTTCTTTTTATTACATGAAATtgatttcttactctagaaaccGAATTTACATAGGGAACTCCTTATTGTGTAACTCAATGGCTAATGAGCTCCTTATGTGTATGAAACTTCTTATTTATTCACCATTACTACCCTCCATGGCTCCAGCCTCCATGTAATTAGAAAATAAAGATCGATCTTACGGTGTAGGTATGGATCAATGTGATAATTTTGGTTAAGTAATTCTATAATTAAAATTCGTTGATTTTTCACACCTCTATACCTAAATTCTAAAATTGCCACGGGATACGATTACATTACGAATTAAAATAGATTACCAATTAAAACTTGTTATAAAGTCAAAAGTATATTCATTATATATTTAGGTTAGTCTCACAACAATCTTAATATAAGACCATCTTAGACGAGAAATTAAGGTGAGACAAGAGGAAGGGCGTACTTGGCAGCACGTTTCGCAACGTTACGGAAAATGCGTTTGGCAGTGGAACGAGCCTCCCATTCACTAGTAATCTCAGATTCAGCTTTACCAAATTCATCAACAGTCTTAGAAATGGTAGATAACCCTGATGATCTTATGtaattcatcaacctcttcatgcTCCAAACCGACGTTGTACTCTCCATACTTAGTTTCTTTAGCTTCTCTATGTCTAGTTTTCTTGTTCCATATTTCTTTGATGATTTGTATGTGTTTCTTGCTTCCTTCCATTTTGCTGGCAGTGACTTTGAACCCTTTTGTAATGTTCCTTTGTGTTCTTCTTCCCATAGTGTCTCATCCATTGGCCGACCTGCATGCATGCATGCATCCGTCATTGAAATATTCCGTTTACTGAATTAATAATTTATGAGACTAATTATCCAGTCGAAATACGATATTGTTCACTTAGACATCAAAAATACAATTATCATTTTCTAAAAAAAATACTAAAAATTACATAGTAAATTTAACAATATTTAGGCAATTGTCATTAAAGTTGAAGATCACGCCATTAATAATATTGTCCGACCATGCACAAAAGCTTTCAAATCTTTTTGTTTCTAGATGAAATGATGTGGTCTAGATACCTACTTTGTGATGGGCAACCAAAACAATTTCTCAAAAGTCTTGATAATCGTCTATCATGTCACACACTTAGACATGACAGATCATGTGAATACGATTTTGTAAGTAACAACACACTAGTATACTCACTTCGAAAATTCTTTAGAAGTGACATGTAAGTTTTAGTGAATATGATCAACTTGCTTAACTAAATCTTTGTCTTGGTACAACATGACGCACACTACCACTTAGAGCTATAAACGAGCCGATTTGTGTTCAAACACTCGGTCTCGACTCAACTTGTAATTTTAAGCTTGGGCTCAAATTAGACTAGAAGCTCGTCCAGCCTAAAAACAAATATTatagggtttttctaacctatgccaaCTAGACATAGGATAAGGAATCAAAATAAGAAAGAATTAAATGCAAAATAACatataatttgaaataaaattaatatatataaaaatTTTAAACGAGCCAAAACGAGCTTTCAAGCTTAGCTAGCCATGCCGAGTTCAGGATTGACTCGGTTTTAACCAGCTCGAGCTTGTTTTGACCGAGGATGAACTGAGCTTTGACCTAGCTGATTTCGAGGACTCGACAAGCCGACTCAAATCATTTACAACCTTAGTAACACTAATAGTCTCCTCAATCAATAACCAAAAACAATAACCATCATCTAATTCAAAGGAAAAACAGTGAGTGTTGAGTATTAACGTATACAATATATCATCTAATCCACCATTTTGGCATAATAAGATTAGATAAGAGTTAGGGAGCATATGAGACATCGGATGAAGCATTTTTCTGCCATGGTCCGAGACTAATGTGTCAATCGTCACACTTTCGACAATTTTATAAAGAGTACTCCgttttatcttattttgaatATCAAGTTATAAACAATTTATTTACACAAACAAATATCCCCTCTGTCACaataatttatttacattttattaaaatattcctaataaacaatataaaaagtaaataaattaaaTGATTTGACACGAAGGGAGTAAAGGAAGAAGAGAATCGAAGCACTGACCTGAGAGAGTGTCAAGTATGTAGTGATGAAAAACACTTTCCTTCATCCTATCAAAGTAAGTTCTAACATGAAAAGAAGAAGCAAGAGTTTTAACCAAAACAATCTTGATCAACCATATAGTTGCTCCTATTAGAACCGCTATTAAAAATTGTGACACTTTTTTCACCACTTTATTTTTCTTATGAACTTGAGCATTAAACACACATGTCCATGCTAATAGAACAAGTCCAAGCCACACACAATTTTGTATGCTTTTTCTTAATCCATACACAAAATACAACACTTTCTCCCTTAACATGAAGTTCCTCTCTATGAGAAATACCATCAAACCCACCACCCATCCGGAGCAAAGCCGGCCACTAAGGATCACCATCATTATCATGCTCCATTGCCATGGCTTTAGCCCTAATGCAAGGTGGCTTTTTAATGACCTTACCATGAATGAGAGTATCAAACATGTCAATATGATGAGAAATAGAGACCATTCTATGAGTCTCTTGCAATtgatcttcttcttctttttcttcataaTCTTGTGGTAAGTACTCCCAATATCGTCGTCATCATCTTCATCGTCAAATTCATCATCCGATGACATATCTGAACTACTAGAAGGGTTATTGATTTTACCCTTGTCGTCTTCTTCAAAAAGGGCCAGATCTGGATCAGATCCAAGAACAGTACTCATTCTACGACGAAGGTTAAACTCAACATTTCGAGCTTTAGGTTTAGACAAGCTAAGACGGCGTAGGGTGGTTCTTTTTCGAAGTGTAGTGGTTCGATCCATGGCATTGTTGGAGGAATGGTCATTAGATAAGGATTGTGTGCCTTGAGTTTGGCCTTCGGATGCCATGAAAAGGATAACTTGATCACCACCTTCCATTTTTCGGGTTTTTTGGTTACTAGAGAAGTTAAGCTAGCTACACTAGTTTATACTTGCGTTATCGTAGGATTATGCTTGATAATGGTCCCTTCTATATGGACGAAAGCCTTATTATAGTGCGTGAGTATTGAGTAATGCAAGTCCATGTAATATGATGGAGTGATACTCTATGGAAAGTGATTGATAGTAAAAAAAAATGTAGTACAAATCCATTCATCTAATATCAAGTATATATACAAGAGTATTCTATTGTTATACAAGATCAGAATCATATCAAATTGCTACtacctatcctagtataagataatactagttttaaacccgtgaatttcacgggctgTTTTAGATTCAGATGAATAGAATTAGCTAATATATGTTACCATTAAAAAGAGAAATATAATCGCTAAAATAATTCTTATAAATATAAAATGGAACAAATTAGAATGGTTATTTGTACAATCTTAATACCATATGTCCATATGCATCTAAAATTCTAAAAGAAGACCCGTGAAATTCACtggattataatttaatttgtttatatagaacatgtttgtataaatttcaaaaattaGTATGTAATTATCATTTATATAAACAATCTTTGGAGATGTAAGACTTACGAATTAGAGTTGTTGGATATGTTTAATGTAGTACTTTTTATTTAAATCAGATGGATAGTTATAAGTTTATGAAAAAATTCCGTATTCAATTATTATTTATAATCGCactatttatttttttaaatataaTAATTGTCATGAATGGTATGTGCCTATGTGGGACTGCATGCTCATTGCATGATTATGTGCATTTAAACCTGTCAAAGCTTGACCTGACCCGTAAACCCGACCCAACCCCGTATTTAATGGCTAAGCCCTTAAGGACCAGTAAATTTTGACCCGCGACCCGAAATAAgccgttattttagggtcaaaaCTGGACCAGACCCATTCGATGGGTCAAAGATAAATcaacaatattattaaaatattgacatttttatattttatttaaaataataaaaaaaatctttttaatattttaaataaaaaacaaattttaaaattaattttgtataacttttata contains:
- the LOC141587103 gene encoding mechanosensitive ion channel protein 10-like, producing MEGGDQVILFMASEGQTQGTQSLSNDHSSNNAMDRTTTLRKRTTLRRLSLSKPKARNVEFNLRRRMSTVLGSDPDLALFEEDDKGKINNPSSSSDMSSDDEFDDEDDDDDIGSTYHKIMKKKKKKINCKRLIEWSLFLIILTCLILSFMVRSLKSHLALGLKPWQWSMIMMVILSGRLCSGWVVGLMVFLIERNFMLREKVLYFVYGLRKSIQNCVWLGLVLLAWTCVFNAQVHKKNKVVKKVSQFLIAVLIGATIWLIKIVLVKTLASSFHVRTYFDRMKESVFHHYILDTLSGRPMDETLWEEEHKGTLQKGSKSLPAKWKEARNTYKSSKKYGTRKLDIEKLKKLSMESTTSVWSMKRLMNYIRSSGLSTISKTVDEFGKAESEITSEWEARSTAKRIFRNVAKRAAKYIEEDDLARFLKRVEIHAIFPLFEGALETGRISKSSFRNWVVRAYFERKALAHSLNDTKTAVQQLHKLASAIVSVVILVVFILVMGLATPKVVGLVITQLLVLGFIFHNTCKTIFECIIFVFVMHPFDIGDRCKIDGVQMIVEEMNILTTVFLRYDMEKIYYPNSALLTKPISNFYRSPEMGDAVPFNIDASTPIDTINALRKAIQSYIDSKPNHWNSSHSIIVKEIEDLSTLKMMLCVQHTINHQNYGERSARITDLILEMKRIFENLGIKYHLLPQEVHVTQSGINNSVPPVAA